The Syntrophorhabdaceae bacterium DNA window AAATAAAGTTGTGGAGAAAAGATAATGTTGACTGTTATAGCGATTATACATATAATAATATGCGTTGCCCTTATATTGATAGTTCTTTTGCAAACCGGTAGGGGTTCTGAAATAGGGGCAGCATTTGGTGCTGGTTCAAGCCAGACGCTTTTCGGGAGCTCGGGCTCCAGCGGTTTTATGACAAAGCTGACAACTGCT harbors:
- the secG gene encoding preprotein translocase subunit SecG; amino-acid sequence: MLTVIAIIHIIICVALILIVLLQTGRGSEIGAAFGAGSSQTLFGSSGSSGFMTKLTTAAVIVFMITSLLLAYFYSHKEYTVKQTVPQAEERLPAK